DNA from Desulfuromonas sp. AOP6:
GAAAAAGAGCAGGAGGTATTTGAGGGAGCGCAGCAGCGTATCGAGCCAGCGCCAGGGCTTGAAGGTGCGGCCGAAAAGATGGCGGCCCAGCTTCCAGGCTCCTTCCGACAGCGTCCCCACCGGGCAAAGCCAGGAGCAGAAGGACTTCTTGGCCAGCAGACTCATGACCAAGAAGGTCAAAAAGAGCACGAGGGCCGCCGGATGCACGTCGTGGACAAAACCGTTGACCAGCCAGTGCTTGAGGCTGACCAAGGCGCCGATGGGCAGAAATCCTTCCACTCCAGGCGGCCTGGAAACATAGGGAGCGGCGCCGCCTGACTCAAAGTGGCGCACAAAGAGGCCGAAGCGAACGCCGATAAAGACAATCCAGGCCAGAAATCCCCATTGCACCAAAGCGCGCCAGAAAGAGGTTTTTTGCCTTATCTCGATCCAGTTCATCCCCTGTCTCCCTTATCTCTCAAACAAAAATAGAAAGACGGTAGCCCAGGGATGGGACCATTTCTTTGACCTGGGTCATTTTTAAACTGCCGATAGGCACTTTTGCGGGATTGCACAGAGAACATACGGATTTATAGCGGCCACCAGGAAGAGAGCCCTAGGATGGTCAGGTAACGCAGCCCCTTGCCGATGGCCACCAGCAGCAGAAACAGCCAGACGCGCACCTTCATGACGCCGGCCACCAGGGTCAGAGCGTCCCCCACCACCGGCAGCCAGGCCAGCAGCAACACCCAGAAACCATAGTGCTGAAACCAGCGCTGGCCCTTGTCGATCTGCTCGCCGCTGAAATAGAACCAGCGGCGGTCACGGTAGTGCAGGAGCCAGCGCCCCAGCCCATAGTTGGCGAAGGAACCCAGGGTATTGCCCAGGGTCGCCGTCGCCAGTAGCACAAAGGGCGGATAGCCTTCGCGCAGCAGAGCGAAGAGGATCACCTCAGAGGAAAAAGGCAGAATGGTCGCCGCCAGAAAAGAGGCGGCAAAGAGCATCAGGCAGGACAGGACCATGGCGTCAGTCAGTCACTCAGGCAGAAAGATGGAGCAGACCTCAAAAAAGTACCCCCGGACAACCCAGTCCGGGGGCGGTAAATAAAGGATTCATCGCCCTAGCGTTTGGCGATGATCCAGACGGCATGCACGATGCCGGGGATATAGCCGAGCAGGGTCAGCAGGATATTGATCCAGAATTGGGCCCCGATGCCCACCTGCAGAAAGACCCCGAGGGGAGGCAGCAGAATCGCGATGAGAATGCGTACGAGATCCATGGAAAGTGTCCTTTCTTGTTTGCGGGTTTTTGACTGTTTTTGTCCGTCAGGACATATCTCAGTGCGGCTTGAGACCTTCTTTCTCCATCAGGTCGACGCCATAATCGATGGCCACAGCGTAGGAGATATTGGTGTTCGTTTCCACTGTATTTCGCCCGTCCGTATACTCCTTGGAGGCTTCCTGGGGATCAAAGCGGCCATTGATGATACCGATGACCAGACCGTCTTCTACACTTACCAGAGGACCGCCCCGATCACCATGATGGATCATGCTGTCGAAAAGAAGAAGCCGCGTCTGATTGTTGGAGAGCACCTTGCCGCTCACCACAGCGTTCATCGCTACCAGGGTATGCAGGGATTGGTGACCGAAGGCGAATCCCAGGGCCATGACACTGTTGCCAGTCATGGTGCTCATCGCCGTCCCGATAAAATGATCAGGCATGCGGATGCCGATGTCTTGGTCCATTTTCAGCAGGGCGAGGTCTCGCTCGTGGCTTCGCCGAACAACCTTTACCGGGATGGAGGTCACCGTCTCCTGGTTGATGGAAACGAACTCGCTGCCCGAATCACCAGGGACCACCATCAGTTGTCCTTCCTCGGGCAGAATGTGGGAAACCGACAGAAGATAACCATCTTCATGAACCAGAAAGGCCGTGCCAAGAAACTGCACATTTTCCCCCTGGCGCCGAAAGATCATCATGCAGCCGCCGCTGAATTTCTGGAACACATTGCCGAGCATATAACCCCCTCTCCATCCATCTATTAATTGGATAACTGCTGACACTGCCCTTTTCCCGTCCCTTCAGCCCTACCAGAAGCGTCGCCGGCCAAAGGTAGGCAGCTTGGCCGTTGGCCTGGTCCTGAACTCCCGCGTTCGCGCCCCATCAATGGACAGTTCGAACGATTGGCCTTCCTTGTATTCGGCAAGACCTTTGTGCAGGGCCACACACATGCCCAGCAGGATAACGGAAAAGGGGAGCCCGGTGGCAATGGCCGCCGTCTGCAGAGCCACCAGACCGCCACCGAAGAGGAGCACCGCCGCCACCACGCCTTCGAGGATCGCCCAGAATACACGCTGCATGAGCGGCGGTTCAGGATTGCCTCCCGCCGTGATGATATCGATCACCAGGGAGCCTGAATCGGAGGAGGTGACAAAAAAGGTGATGACAACGACGATGGCCAGCATGGAAGTCACCGACTGCAAGGGATAGTGTTCCAACAGCTTAAAGAGGGAGACCGGTACATTCTCCTGGACCGCCTTTCCGATATCGCCCGCGCCGAACATCTCGATATTGATGGCGCTGTTGCCGAAGACTGTGATCCAGATAAAAGTGATGAAAGTCGGTATCAGCAGAACTCCCTTGATGAACTCACCTACGGTCCGGCCGTAGGAAACCCGCGCGATGAACATGCCGACAAAAGGCGACCAGGAAATCCACCAGCCCCAGTAGAAAATCGTCCAGGCCTGCTGCCAGTCCGTCGCCTCATAGGTTTCGTTCCAGGTGGCCAATTGGGGCAGATTCTGCAGATAGAACCCGATATTCTCCATCAGCGCTTTCATGATGAACAAGGTCGGACCCAGCAGCAGGACAAAGAGCATCAGACCACCGGCGAGATAGACGTTAATCTCGCTGAGCAGCTTGATGCCGCTATTGATGCCGCGCACAACGGACCAGGTAGCTACGGCGGTGATGCCGGCAATGAGCATCACCTGCACCGTGACGGACTGGGGAATGCCGAAGAGATGATTGAGGCCGGCGTTGACCTGCTGGACTCCCAGGCCGAGGGAGGTGGCGACACCGAACAGGGTCGCCACGGTGGCCATGATATCGATGATATTGCCGATCGGTCCGTAGATGCGCTCCCCGAAGAGAGGGTAGAAGACCGAACGGATCGACAGGGGCAGCCCCTTATTGAAGGCGAAAAAGGCCAGAGACAGGCCGACAATGGAGTAAATGGCCCAGGGATGGAGCCCCCAGTGGAGAAAGGTCAGGTCCATACCGACCCGGGCCGCCTCGGCCGTCCCCGGTTCCACCAGGGGCGAGGCGATGAAATGGAACATCGGTTCGGCCACCCCGTAAAAGAGCAGACCGATCCCCATCCCGGCAGAAAAGAGCATGGAAAACCAGCCCAGGGTAGTGAACTCGGGAACCGCCTCGGCCCCTCCGAGGCGAATGCCGGAGAAGCGCCCAAGGAGCAGAGAGACGACATAGACCAGGATGATGTTCATGGTCCAGACAAAAAACCAGCCGGCATAGGTGCCGATGAAGGACTGCAGACTGGCAAAAAAGTCGTCCACGTTGGCCCCAAAAATGAGAGTCAGGGCGACAAAAAGCACGATCAGCCCGGCCGAGGTGAAAAACACCCACGGGTGAACATCCAGGTGAAACCAGCCTTTTTCCTCCCCTTTTTCGTCCATGACGGAACCTCCCGGTCTCAAGATTTATCGCGCTTCATCAGCCCAGTTTTGCCGAGAAAGTCTAACAAAGCTGGTGGGTTTTGCAAGACTTTGAATCTTTTGACCCCTATGGGAGGCCTGACCGAATACCCTCCCGGGGCAAATCTTTCCTCTCGGTAAAGGTCAAAAAAAAAGCCCTGGTATCCTTTCAAAAATACCAGGGCTTTGCACAAACTGATGCGATAGGGGGCTATACGCTAAAACGCCCCGCCGCCCAGCACTTTGTAAAGGGAGACCAAGTTCTCCAGGCGCGCCAGCCGAACGGCAACCAGGCCCTGGCGGGCGCCGTACAAGGAGCGCTGGGAGTCGAGCAGGCTGAGGAAACTGTCCACGCCCCGCGTATAACGCAGCTCGGAAAGGTTGTAAGTGGCCGCCGTCGCCTCGACCAGGGCCTGCTGGGCCTGCAGTTGATCGACGATCGTTTCCTGCCGGACGAGGGCGTCGGCCACCTCGCGGAAAGCCCCCTGGATGGCCCCCTCGTAGCGGGCCAGGGAGATCTCCCGGTCGACCTTGGAGACCTGCAGGCGCGCCCGCAGGCTGCCCGCCGTGAAGATGGGCAGATCCAGCCGGGGCGAGAAGGCCCAGGCCCGGGAGGCGTCGTCGAAGAGGGTAGAGAGCTCCGAGCTGCCAAAGCCGGCCGAGGCCGTCAAGGCGATGCGCGGGAAGAAGGCGGCCCGGGCCGCACCGATATTGGCGTAAGCGGCTTTGAGCTGGTATTCGGCTGCCAGGATATCCGGGCGCTGCTGCAGCACCTCCGAAGGGACACCGGCGGGGATCTCCGTCACGGCCGCCAGTTCCGTCACCGGCGCCGCGGGCAGCAGGTCAGGCGGAAATTCCTGTCCCACCAGCTGGCGCAGGGCGTTCTCCCCCTCGGCCACGAGGCTGTCGTAACGGGCCCTATCCACCCGCGCCGCCTCAACGCTGGTCTGGGCCTGGCGCAGGTCGAGCTCGGAAGCGACTCCGGCGTCATAGCGCCGCTGGGTCAGCGCCAGAGTCTCCCGGTAGCTGGCCAGGGTCTCTTCGGCCAATTGCCGGCGTTCCCGGTCGGCGGCCAGAACCAGGTAGGCCCTCGCCACCTCCGAGACCAGAGCCAGGCGGGCGCTGCGATAGGCTTCTTCGCTGGCCAGATAGGTCTGAAGCGCCTGCTTTTTCAGGCTGCGTAAGCGCCCGAAAAAGTCGATCTCCCAGGCCGTCGTCGCCAGGGACACATTGTACTGCTCCAGATGGATAACGCGCCCAAAGCCTGACGTATCGGGGACCCGCTGGCGGTTGTAGCCGGCCCCGGCCTGCAGGCCAGGGAAGAGCTCGGAACGCTGGATGCGGTATTGGGCGCGGGTCCGCTCAATGGTCAAAGCCGTCACCCGCAGGTCGCGATTGCTTTCCAGGGCCAGCCTGATGAGTTCCTTGAGGTTTCCATCCACAAAAAAGTCCTGCCAGGACATGGCTGCATAAGCAGGTGCCGCCGGATCTTTATCCCCTTCCAGGTTGGCGTCAGCGGCCCAGGATGTCGGCACAGGAGCCTCCGGCCGGCTGTAATGAGGCGCCAGCGTACAGCCGCTTAGCAGCAAAACAGTCAATAGCAGGCAGATTGCCATTCTATGCATATCAGTGGCCCTCCTTGGTCGGTGCAGGCTTGGCCTTGAAAAGTCGGCGGATGGTGACGAAAAAGACCGGTACGAAGAATATCGCCAGCACCGTGGCGGTGACCATGGCGCCGTTGACGGCGGTCCCCATGGCGTTCTGGGCACCCGAGCCCGCCCCCGTGTTGAGGGCCAGCGGGAGCACGCCGAAGAAGAAGGCCAGCGAGGTCATCAGGATGGGACGCAGGCGCAAGCGGACAGCTTCCAGGGTCGCCTCGACCAGGCCCATGCCGCGTTCCATTTCTTCTTTGGCAAACTCGACGATGAGGATGGCATTCTTCGACGACAGGCCGATTGTGGTCAAAATGGCGATCTGGAAATACACGTCATTGGAGTAACCGCGGGAGGTCGCCGCCACGACGGCGCCAATGATCCCCAGGGGCACAACCAGCATGACCGAAAAGGGAACCGCCCAACTCTCGTAGAGAGCCGCCAGACAGAGAAAGACCACCAGCAGGGAGATGGCGTAGAGGGCCGGAGCCTGGGCGCCGGCCAGTCTTTCCTCGTAGGACAGGCCAGTCCATTCGTAGCCGATACCCGGGGGCAGCTGCGCCGCCAGCGCTTCCATCTGGGACATGGCTTCTCCCGAGCTCACGCCGGGAGCCGCCTGCCCCATGATCTGTATGGAGGGCATCCCGTTGTAACGCTCCAGGCGCGGGGAACCATACTGCCAATGGGCCGTGGAAAAGGCCGAGAAGGGCACCATCTCGCCGCGATTGTTGCGGGCGTACCAGCTACCGATATCCTCGGGAAGCATGCGATACTGGGGGGCCCCCTGAACGTAGACCCTTTTGACCCGGCCATTCTGGATAAAGTCATTGACATAGCTGCTCCCCCAGGCCGTGGCCAGCAGGCTGTTGATCTGGGCCAGGGGGATCCCCAGGGCTCCGGCGCGCACGTCATCAACATCCAGCTTATACTGGGGTGTATCGTCCTGGCCGTTGGGGCGCACCGCCACCAGGTTGGGACTCTGCATTGCCATGCCCAGCAGCTGGTTGCGGGCCGCCATGAGCTTTTCGTGGCCGAGACCGCCGCGGTCCTGCAGCTGAAAGTCGAAGCCGTTGGCGTTGCCCAGTTCCATTACCGCCGGCGGCACGAAGGCAAAGACCATGGCATCTTTGATCTGGCTGAAGGCGCCCATGGCCCGCCCGGCAATCGCCGGAGCCTTAAGGGCAGGATCCTGGCGAAGCTCCCAGTCTTTCAGGCGGATAAAGGCGATCCCCATATTCTGGCCGCGTCCGGCGAAACTGAAACCGGCCACGGTCATGAGGGAATCAATCGCTTCTCCCTCTTTTTCAAGAAAATGATGCTCCACCTGCTTGATCACTTCCATGGTTCTGGCCTGGGTGGCTCCCGCCGGCAGCTGCAGCTGCACCATGATGATGCCCTGGTCTTCCTCCGGCAAAAAGGCCGTGGGCATACGCAGAAAGAGCCAGGCCATGACCACGACGATGAGCCCGTAGATCACCATGAAACGTCCGGTGCGCCTCAGCATGCGGCCGACGAGGGACTGATACATATTATTGCTGCGGTCGAACCATTTGTTGAACCAGCGGAAGAAACCCTTGAACCAGCCGCTGTCCGCCGCCACATGCCCCTTGGCCACCGGTTTTAGCAGGGTGGCGCAGAGAGCTGGGGTCAGGATGACTGCCACCAGCACCGACAGAGCCATGGCCGAGACGATGGTGATGGAGAACTGCCGGTAGATAACCCCGGTGGAACCGCTGAAAAAGGCCATGGGGACAAAAACCGCCGACAGCACCAGGGCGATGCCAACCAGGGCGCCGATGATCTGGTCCATGGACTTGATGGTCGCTTCCCGCGGCGGCAGGCCCTCCTCCGTCATGATGCGCTCGACGTTCTCCACCACGACGATGGCGTCGTCCACCAGCAGGCCGATGGCCAGCACCATGGCGAACATGGTCAGGGTATTGATGGAGAAGCCCGCGGCCGCCAGCACGCCGAAGGTGCCGAGCAGCACCACCGGCACGGCGATGGTGGGGATGAGGGTGGCGCGGATGTTCTGCAGAAAGAGAAACATGACGACGAAGACCAGGAAGACGGCCTCGATGAGGGTGCGCACCACCTCTTCGATGGAAATCTTGACGAAGGGGGTGGTGTCGTAGGGATAGACGACCTTCATCCCCTGCGGAAAGAACCCGGACAGCTCCACCATCTTCTCTTTGATGCGCTCGGCCGTATCGAGGGCATTGGCACCGGCGGCCAGCTTGATCCCCAGTCCGGCGGCCGGGCTCCCTTTGTAGCGGGCCAGAATGTCGTAGTTTTCGGTGCCGATGGCCACCTCAGCCACGTCCTTCAGGCGGACGGTCGAGCCGTCGGCGTTGGTCCGCAGCACAATGGCCTCAAACTGTTCCGGCGTCTGCAGAAGGGTTCTGGCCGTTATGGTGGCATTGAGCTGCTGCCCCGCCACGGCCGGCAAGCCGCCGAACTGGCCGGCGGATACCTGGGCGTTCTGCGCCTGCAGCGCCGTCACCACATCTGCCGGGATCAGCTTGTAATTGGTCAGCTTGGTCGGGTTGAGCCAGATGCGCATGGCGTTCTGGGAACCGAAGAGCTGCACCTCGCCGACCCCTTCGAGGCGGCTGAGAATATCCTGGATATTGGAGACGGCATAGTCGGCGAGGTCGTAGCGGGTCATGGAGCCATCCTCCGAGACCAGGCCGACAATCAGCAGAAAGTTGCGCGTCGACTTGACGACCGAGATGCCCTGGCGCTGGACCACTTCGGGCAGCAGGGGTGTCGCCAGCTGCAGCTTGTTCTGGACCTGCACCTGGGCCAGATTGGGGTCGGTGCCGGCCTTGAAGGTCAGCGTCACCGTGCCCAGGCCGGCCGAGTCGCTGTTGGAGGCCATGTAAATCAGGTTGTCGATCCCGTTCATCTTCTGTTCGATGATCTGGGTGACCGTGTCCTGCACCGTCTGGGCCGAGGCCCCCGGATAGACGGCGTTGATGGATATCTGCGGCGGCGCGATGGAAGGGTACTGCGAAACCGGCAGCGTCTTGATCGCCAGCAGGCCGGCCAGCATGATGATAATTGCTATGACCCAGGCAAATATGGGTCGGTCTATGAAAAATCGGGCCATGTGGAACTCCTTTAGTTGCCGGGGACCGTGTTTTGAGGGGCTGCATCAGGGGTGACATAGGGAACCGTTTTGACGGACGTTCCCGGTCTCGCCTTCTGAATACCTTCCATAATCACACGATCGCCTGCCTGCAGGCCCTTTTCCACCAGCCATTGATCGCCCATGGTGCGATTCACTTCGATGATCCGAGGAGCAACTTTGTCTTCCGCTGTAACCACAAAAACCATGGCGTTACCAGCGGGGTTGCGGGTCACCGCCCGCTGCGGCACCATTATGGCCTGTTCTTTTACCCCCTCAAGAACGATGGCCCGGACAAAAAGACCGGGCAGCAGAGTCTGCTCGGGGTTGGGAAAGAGGGTGCGTAACGTCACCGAACCCGTGCTTTCCTCTACGGTTACCTCGGAGAACTTCAGGGTTCCAGCCAGCGGGTAGGGGGTGCCATCCTCCAGCATCAGCTTCACTTCGGCCTGGCGGGGATCACCTTCCTGGACCAGTCCACCGGCAATCTGACGTTTGAGACTCAGCAGCTCGGCCGCCGATTGGGTCACATCGACATACATGGGGTCAAGCTGCCGGATGGTGGCCAGAGGCGCGGCCTGACTGGCGGTGACCAAAGCGCCGGTGGTGACGGAAGAGCGGCCGATTCGGCCCGCAATCGGCGCCTTTATCTGTGTGTAGTTCAGGTTGATGCGGGCTCGCTCCACCGCGGCCCTGGCCGCTTCAATCTCAGCCTGGGCGCTTTTCATCGCCGAACGTGTATCATCGTAGTCCTGCTGGCTGACCGCCTTCATGTCGACCAGCTCCCGATACCGCTCTTCCCGCAGCTGCAAGGCCTCGAAATTGGCTTCGGCCTGGGCAAGGGATGCTTGGGCGCTGTTGTATTCCGCCTGGTGGACAGCCGGATCGATCTGGTACAACACCTGCCCCGCCTTCACCTCGGAGCCTTCGGTGAAGAGCCGTTTCTGGATGATGCCACCCACCTGGGGGCGCACCTCAGCAATGAGACGGGGAGCTGTGCGGCCCGGCAGTTCCGTAGTCAAGGTTACGGTCTCTTCTTTCACCGTCAGTACCGACACCTCCGGGGCCGGTCTGGCACCCTGGGGCCCGGCCGGCCCATTTTTTTCGCACCCGGCCAGCAGCAGCCCGGCAATGAGGAGCCCTGTCAATGTTATGATCGTTCTTCTGAAACTGGTTCGCATAAACACCTCTATCCTTGTCCTAAATGATATTGAGTAACTTGCCGGCGAGCCGATGGCGCCATCGCCGCTGTTAAGATTTGACTCGTTCCTCTGCCTCCGCGGCTGGCGTCTTCACCGCATCCCAACAGGCCTTGATCGTTTCGTCGATAACCGGTCGTCCAACGGTAAAAACCCAAGCACATGGTCGCGGGCCACAGACAGAATGGGGCCGAAAGCCAGGGCCAGCAGGATGGACAGCGGCAGGTCTTTCAGCAGCTTTTTTGAGACGCCTTCGTCAAAGAGATGCAGGCAGACATCCCGCTCCTGCCGGCGCACCAACAGCCGTTCCCGACGAAAGGCAACCCCATAGGGGGAGTTGTGAAACTGTTCCACGTAGCGGAAATCAAGGGGGTTTTCGGTAAAATATTTCAGCAGAGCCTTGAGCAGGTGGAAAAAACGTTCCCGGAAAGGCTGGTTCACGTCATAACCGGCGGTGATAACCGGATTGACGCGGTTTTCCACTTCCTGATAAAGTTCGGTGATCAACACATCCTTGTTCGCAAAATAACGATAGATCGTGCCGGCCCCCACCTTGGCCTGCTCGGCGATGAGGGCCATGGGCGTGCCGTGGTATCCCCGCTCGGCGATCAGCTCAAGGGCGGCCCTGACGATCTCTTCCCGTTTGTCTGTCTTGGTCATGTCCTGTCCTGTCCTTGATCCGGAATGAATAATCATTCCATTTTATAGAAAAGGCGAGAAAACGTCCAGCATTTTTTACGGCCCAAGATAAAAAGATTAAAAGGATGGCTTCCCTGTTAGCACAAAAGTGAAAAGGCGGCGGATATAATCACCCGCCGCCCTTTTCGTCAAGCATGCTGAAAACCCTGACTAAGCTCAGGCTTTTTTGTCACTCAGACGGGCCAGGGCCTCATCGGCGGTCTGATCGTAACGAGCTCGTTCCTTTGCTGCCATATCCTTCAGACCCTGGGCGATTTCGGGATATTTGAGGGCCAGGATACGGGCCGCCATGATAGCGGCGTTACGGGAACCATCGATGGCCACCGTCGCCACCGGTACGCCCGGGGGCATCTGCACGGTAGAGAGGAGGCTGTCCCAGCCGGAGAGGGGACCGTTGCCCAGGGGCAAGCCGATGACCGGCAGCTGGGTATGACCAGCGATCACGCCGGCCAGGTGGGCGGCCACACCGGCACAGCCGATAAGGACCTCAACCCCCTCGGCGTGGGCGCGGTCGAGGTAGGCGAAAACCTTGTCGGGGGTGCGGTGGGCCGAAGCGACGACAATTTCGCTGCGAATACCCAGCTCATCGAGGGTGTCCCGCACCTTGACCACCTTGGGCAGATCGTTGGGACTGCCGGTAAGGATGCCGACGAGAACCTTGTCCTTGGGTGAAGCCGTTCCTGCTTTAGTCACTTTACAATCTCCTTTGTTGGGGGAGGCCGACAAGGCCACCACGACATACCGTTCAAGAATGCATCTGCCTGTCAAACACAAATAAAAACAAAAGACCTTTATTCACATCACTTCGGTTCGTGGTGTGAATAAAGGTCTTGCAAATTCCGATCAAAGATCGCAACCCCGCGCCCGGGTGACTGGCACCGTATTGACGAATCGCGGGCCGGCTCTTTTCCAGCCGGAAGCTACTCCCCTTTAAAGGCAAAAATATTATTGGACGTGCGGGCCCATGTCAATAGAAATAGGCACCTATGCAACGACTTCTTTACCCTATGGTTACCTGCCGGGTCTCTTCCCACAGCCCATGGAGATTACAGAACTCACGGGCCCTGAGGGTGGCCGGTCCCTCCACAGTGATAAAAAAGGTGACCTTGGGAGCATTCTGGCCTGGCGTCAACGTGGCCCTGCCGGCCGGCTTGTCGTCGACGAACAGCTCAACATAGTCGATGTAATGTTCCTTGACCATGGGATGGATGACTTCCCCCACCGTGATCGTCACCGGGAAGGGCACTCCCTTGGTCAGGCGCTCCGGCACCTCGATTACCGGCACATGCTTCTGTTCGGACAAGGATTTGTTGGCTGGATCTTTGGCCGTGAAGACATGCATCTCTGACTCGGCGGCGCGCACACTGGGAACACCCATGAAAAGACCAGCAGCCAAAACCGTCGAACCCGTCAGCAGAAACTCCCGTCGCTTCACATCAGCACCCATATGCTTGCCTCCTTTTAGTTATATTTAGGAACTATATCCGGCTTTGCAATTCTTGCAAGAGACGGCTGCCCTGTCTGGGGCGATTTCACTTGCTCCTGCACAAGAAGGTATTATATATTGAAAGTCCTATCTTATGGAGGAGCCTTATGGAAATACTCAGTATCCTCGGCATTGTTGCCATCTGGTACGTCGTCAACAAGTGGGTTTTGCCCAAGATGGGCGTCCAAACCTGACTGTCCGACAGTTGCAGCCTTCCGGTCCGGAAGGAAGAAGAAAAAAAAGAAAACCAATAATTCTCGTATCTGTGCATTCAGCCCCCCGGAAAGACCATTCCGGCGGGGCTGATTTTTTTTGCAAACAAAAGGGCCACCCCGGTTGGGCGGCCCTTTTGTTTGCTCGGTGTTCTTGATCGGTTTTATTTGCTCCGGGCCCACTTGGGGTTGACCATCGGATCCCCTTTGTAGCCCAGCGCTTTCCAGTTCAGGCGGCCGTTGTCTCCATGACAGTCGAGGCAGTTGAGGGCTTCGCTGGCCGGAGAGACCATGTGGTTGAGACGCCAGTACATGCGGGTCTCGATAAAGTCGACCTCACCGCTGAAGGGCAGTCCTGCCGCCTTCATGCCGATTTCGGCCGAGCGCTTCCAGTCGAAGGTGGTCCAGTAACCATCGTCGCCGATCTGATGGACGGCCAGCAGGGTTTTGTTGACAGGGTCAAAGGCCTGTTTGCCGCCCATCACCTTGAAGGGATAAATGCGGGCCTTTTTGTCCTTGATGGTCGACGTCGGTCCAGCCACCATCAGCACTTTGTTCGGATCCTTGATCTTCTGGCCGCGTACATGGTTGATGGCCTCGCCCGTCTCAAACCAGGCATACTCGGGTTGAACCATTTTGCCGTACTTCATGTCCCCCTTTTTCTTCACATACAGGGGCAGACCGTATTTATCCTTGATGATATCACGGCTGTCATCGCCGGCGGTCGACCAGTCCCACCAGATTTTGGTCGGAATCTCTTTGGCATAATACGGAATGTGGCAGGTCTGACAGGCGATGTTGGCCGCGTGATCGTTGAGACGGCTTTCCTGGTGGACAGCACCGGCGTGGCAATCTTCGCAGCGGAGCTGGCTGGCGGCACCCGGAGAGACGCCGAGGGAATTACCAGGGATGACATGGTTTTTGGTCACATGGCAGGACTGGCAGGAAAAGTCCTGGCCGTCGAGACCCATGTGGATGTCGGTCTTGCTTTCAGGATAGGACATGGAGGAATCGAGGTCGCCGTGCTTGACAGCATCACCACCGCCGCCGTAGAAGTGGCAGGCACCGCAGTTGTCACGTACGGGTGCGCCGACATTCTGAGCAATCCGCAGCAGGTTAAGGCCTTCGGCGGGCCAGCCGGCATCGCCCTTGACGTAAGTGCCTGTCGTGTCGTGGCAGACCAGACAGTCCACCCTGGTCTTATCGCTGAAATCGAAACTGTCGTCCTCGAAACCGTAACCGGCATGGCAACGGTTGCACGAAGTCTCGTTACTTTTAATCTGGGTGCAGTAGTTATTGAGCACATTGCGCTTGCCGGCGGCTACTTTTTTCCCGTCAATCTCCTGTTCGAGGGCCCAGGTCCAGTGACTGGTCTTCATGAAGTCTTCGGCCTGCTGCTCATGGCAGTCCAGGCAGACCCTGGTGACATCTGGCCCTGTTTTGAATTCCCCTTGAACATATTCGGTGTGAGGATTGGCGGCCAGGGCTGCTCCTCCCCATAAACCCAGAATCAAAAATAACGCCAAAATCCTTTTCAACTGTCGCATGCATCGACCTCCTTGGAATATTGCTTATAGTGTGAACCCTCTAACCGCAGCAAATTGGATGCCATTTTTTCTGAAGATATCAATCGGCGAAGAAAGACCTGAGGTCACCCCTTTTTGGGGGGTAGTTTCAATCCTTCGACCTGGAGCACAGGGCCCTGTCGATGGGCGCGAAATGACC
Protein-coding regions in this window:
- a CDS encoding tetrathionate reductase family octaheme c-type cytochrome; this encodes MRQLKRILALFLILGLWGGAALAANPHTEYVQGEFKTGPDVTRVCLDCHEQQAEDFMKTSHWTWALEQEIDGKKVAAGKRNVLNNYCTQIKSNETSCNRCHAGYGFEDDSFDFSDKTRVDCLVCHDTTGTYVKGDAGWPAEGLNLLRIAQNVGAPVRDNCGACHFYGGGGDAVKHGDLDSSMSYPESKTDIHMGLDGQDFSCQSCHVTKNHVIPGNSLGVSPGAASQLRCEDCHAGAVHQESRLNDHAANIACQTCHIPYYAKEIPTKIWWDWSTAGDDSRDIIKDKYGLPLYVKKKGDMKYGKMVQPEYAWFETGEAINHVRGQKIKDPNKVLMVAGPTSTIKDKKARIYPFKVMGGKQAFDPVNKTLLAVHQIGDDGYWTTFDWKRSAEIGMKAAGLPFSGEVDFIETRMYWRLNHMVSPASEALNCLDCHGDNGRLNWKALGYKGDPMVNPKWARSK